The Glycine soja cultivar W05 chromosome 8, ASM419377v2, whole genome shotgun sequence genome has a window encoding:
- the LOC114422104 gene encoding elongation factor 2-like, which produces MVKFTAEELRRIMDYKHNIRNMSVIAHVDHGKSTLTDSLVAAAGIIAQEVAGDVRMTDTRADEAERGITIKSTGISLYYEMTDEALKSFKGERNGNEYLINLIDSPGHVDFSSEVTAALRITDGALVVVDCVEGVCVQTETVLRQALGERIRPVLTVNKMDRCFLELQVDGEEAYQTFQRVIENANVIMATYEDPLLGDVQVYPEKGTVAFSAGLHGWAFTLTNFAKMYASKFGVDEGKMMERLWGENFFDPATKKWTSKNSGSATCKRGFVQFCYEPIKQIINTCMNDQKDKLWPMLQKLGVTMKSEEKDLMGKALMKRVMQTWLPASSALLEMMIFHLPSPSTAQKYRVENLYEGPLDDQYASAIRNCDPEGPLMLYVSKMIPASDKGRFFAFGRVFSGRVSTGLKVRIMGPNYVPGEKKDLYVKSVQRTVIWMGKRQETVEDVPCGNTVAMVGLDQFITKNATLTNEKEVDAHPIRAMKFSVSPVVRVAVQCKVASDLPKLVEGLKRLAKSDPMVVCTIEESGEHIVAGAGELHLEICLKDLQDDFMGGAEIIKSDPVVSFRETVLERSCRTVMSKSPNKHNRLYMEARPLEEGLAEAIDDGKIGPRDDPKVRSKILSEEFGWDKDLAKKIWCFGPETLGPNMVVDMCKGVQYLNEIKDSVVAGFQWASKEGALAEENMRAICFEVCDVVLHADAIHRGGGQIIPTARRVFYASQITAKPRLLEPVYLVEIQAPEQALGGIYSVLNQKRGHVFEEMQRPGTPLYNIKAYLPVIESFGFSSTLRAATSGQAFPQCVFDHWDMMSSDPLEAGSQAAQLVTDIRKRKGLKEQMTPLSEFEDKL; this is translated from the exons ATG GTGAAGTTCACAGCTGAAGAGCTACGTCGTATTATGGACTATAAGCATAATATCCGTAATATGTCTGTCATTGCTCATGTTGATCACG GAAAATCAACCCTCACTGATTCTCTTGTGGCTGCTGCTGGTATTATTGCTCAAGAAGTTGCCGGTGATGTCCGTATGACTGATACCCGTGCAGATGAAGCTGAGCGTGGTATTACCATCAAGTCTACAGGTATCTCACTCTACTATGAAATGACTGATGAAGCTCTCAAGAGTTTTAAGGGAGAGCGCAATGGGAATGAGTATCTTATCAATCTCATTGACTCCCCTGGGCACGTTGACTTCTCATCCGAGGTTACTGCTGCACTCCGTATTACTGATGGAGCTCTAGTTGTGGTCGATTGTGTGGAAGGAGTTTGTGTCCAAACTGAAACTGTGCTAAGACAAGCCCTTGGAGAAAGGATTAGGCCTGTTCTGACTGTCAATAAGATGGACAGGTGCTTCCTTGAACTCCAGGTTGATGGAGAGGAGGCTTACCAGACATTCCAGAGGGTTATTGAGAATGCTAATGTTATCATGGCTACATATGAAGATCCACTACTTGGTGATGTTCAGGTCTACCCAGAGAAAGGAACAGTTGCTTTTTCTGCTGGTTTGCATGGCTGGGCTTTTACCCTGACTAACTTTGCCAAGATGTATGCATCCAAGTTTGGAGTTGATGAAGGAAAGATGATGGAAAGGCTCTGGGGTGAAAACTTTTTTGATCCAGCCACAAAGAAATGGACCAGCAAGAATAGTGGTTCTGCTACCTGCAAGCGTGGGTTTGTTCAGTTCTGTTATGAGCCCATCAAGCAGATTATTAACACTTGTATGAATGATCAGAAGGATAAGCTGTGGCCTATGCTGCAAAAGCTTGGGGTCACCATGAAATCTGAGGAGAAGGACCTCATGGGTAAAGCATTGATGAAGCGTGTCATGCAAACCTGGCTTCCAGCAAGTAGTGCTCTATTGGAAATGATGATATTTCATCTACCCTCTCCATCAACAGCCCAGAAGTATCGTGTGGAGAACTTGTATGAGGGTCCTCTTGATGATCAATATGCTTCTGCTATCAGAAATTGTGATCCTGAAGGTCCTCTGATGCTCTATGTCTCCAAGATGATTCCAGCATCTGATAAGGGGAGATTTTTTGCCTTTGGCCGTGTATTCTCTGGCAGGGTTTCAACTGGTTTGAAGGTGAGGATTATGGGACCTAATTATGTCCCTGGGGAGAAAAAGGATTTGTATGTTAAAAGTGTGCAACGAACTGTCATTTGGATGGGAAAGAGGCAAGAAACTGTAGAGGATGTCCCCTGTGGTAATACAGTGGCTATGGTTGGTCTTGACCAGTTCATCACAAAGAATGCAACATTGACAAATGAGAAGGAAGTCGATGCCCACCCTATCCGAGCTATGAAGTTTTCTGTCTCACCTGTTGTTCGTGTTGCTGTTCAATGTAAGGTTGCATCCGATCTTCCCAagcttgttgaaggtcttaagcggTTGGCTAAGTCAGATCCTATGGTTGTTTGTACCATTGAGGAGTCTGGTGAACACATTGTTGCTGGTGCAGGAGAGCTTCATCTTGAGATCTGTTTGAAGGACTTGCAGGATGATTTCATGGGTGGAGCTGAGATTATCAAATCTGACCCTGTTGTGTCATTCAGGGAGACTGTTTTGGAGAGATCATGCCGCACCGTGATGAGCAAATCACCCAACAAGCACAACCGTCTGTACATGGAAGCAAGACCATTGGAGGAAGGTCTTGCTGAGGCCATTGATGATGGCAAGATTGGACCAAGGGATGACCCCAAGGTTCGTTCCAAGATCTTGTCTGAAGAGTTCGGTTGGGACAAGGATCTTGCCAAGAAAATCTGGTGCTTTGGCCCTGAGACCCTTGGACCCAACATGGTGGTTGATATGTGCAAGGGAGTCCAGTATTTGAATGAAATCAAGGATTCTGTGGTTGCTGGATTCCAGTGGGCATCAAAAGAAGGTGCTTTGGCTGAAGAAAACATGAGAGCCATCTGCTTTGAAGTATGTGATGTTGTGCTGCACGCTGATGCTATCCACAGAGGAGGTGGTCAAATCATTCCTACTGCCAGGAGAGTCTTCTATGCTTCCCAGATTACTGCCAAACCCAGGCTTCTTGAGCCTGTCTACCTGGTTGAAATACAGGCTCCTGAACAAGCTCTTGGTGGAATCTACAGTGTTCTTAACCAGAAGCGTGGACACGTGTTCGAGGAAATGCAGAGGCCAGGTACCCCACTATACAACATCAAGGCATACCTCCCTGTCATCGAGTCCTTTGGTTTCTCGAGCACATTGAGGGCTGCAACATCAGGCCAGGCCTTCCCACAATGTGTGTTTGATCACTGGGACATGATGTCTTCTGACCCATTGGAGGCTGGATCACAAGCTGCACAGCTTGTCACTGACATTCGCAAGAGGAAGGGCTTGAAGGAACAGATGACTCCTCTCTCCGAGTTTGAAGACAAgctttaa
- the LOC114422105 gene encoding UDP-glycosyltransferase TURAN-like isoform X2, which produces MKQWLTASQSLPKILRSIMLLLKPLVQFCMLLWFLCVKIPSPDIFIVQNPPSVPTLVAVKWASWLRNSSFVIDWHNFGYTLLALSLGRNSHFVSLYKWFEKHYGKMADASLCVTKAMLHELAQNWGINATVLYDLPPDMFHPSSLEERHKHKLFCRLNEDLFQPLGVRDCVSNGTSLIASHRQNETLFTTEFGSNIYLKPNRPALVVSSMSWTPDKDFAILLEAAVMYDRRVAAIIGEDDSVDEEVMWKEISDAKQCLYPRLLFIITGKGPEKEKYEATIKGMKLKRVAFRTMWLSADDYPLLLGSADLGVCLHMSSSGLDLPMKVVDMFGCGLPVRAVSYSCIRELVRLDKNGLLFSSSSELADELLLLFKGFPDDCEALEVLKYGALETGSSARWATEWEEQAKPLITEVMSRF; this is translated from the exons ATG AAGCAGTGGTTAACAGCCAGTCAAAGTTTACCAAAGATACTTCGATCAATAATGCTTTTGTTGAAGCCATTGGTTCAATTTTGCATGCTTCTTTGGTTCCTTTGTGTAAAAATACCATCTCCTGATATTTTTATTGTCCAG AATCCTCCTTCAGTTCCAACCCTGGTGGCCGTAAAATGGGCCAGCTGGTTGAGAAATTCATCTTTTGTTATAGATTGGCATAATTTTGGGTATACTCTACTTGCACTGTCATTGGGAAGAAATAGTCATTTTGTCTCCTTATATAAATG GTTTGAGAAGCATTATGGAAAAATGGCAGATGCTTCTCTCTGTGTAACAAAAGCAATGCTGCATGAATTGGCTCAGAACTGGGGAATAAA tgCTACAGTTTTGTATGATCTGCCTCCTGACATGTTTCATCCATCTTCACTGGAGGAGAGGCATAAGCATAAG TTGTTTTGCAGATTAAATGAGGACTTGTTTCAGCCTCTCGGTGTCAGAGATTGTGTTAGTAATG GAACCTCATTGATTGCTAGCCATCGCCAAAATGAAACTCTGTTTACAACTGAGTTTGGTTCAAACATATATTTGAAGCCAAATAGACCAGCACTTGTTGTAAGCAGTATGAGCTG GACACCAGACAAAGATTTTGCCATTCTCTTGGAAGCTGCTGTAATGTATGATAGACGTGTTGCTGCCATAATAGGTGAAGATGATTCAGTAGATGAAGAGGTCATGTGGAAAGAAATATCTGATGCAAAACAATGTTTATATCCCAGATTGTTATTCATCATAACTG GCAAAGgtccagaaaaagaaaagtatgaGGCAACAATAAAGGGAATGAAACTTAAACGTGTGGCATTTCGTACCATGTGGCTGTCAGCTGATGATTATCCATTACTGCTAG GATCAGCTGATCTAGGTGTTTGTCTGCATATGTCATCATCAGGATTAGACCTTCCAATGAAG GTTGTGGATATGTTTGGCTGTGGGCTGCCTGTTCGTGCTGTTTCATACTCTTG CATTAGAGAACTGGTTAGACTTGACAAAAATggtcttctcttctcttcttcgtCTGAGCTAGCTGATGAACTTCTG CTTCTCTTCAAGGGATTTCCTGATGACTGTGAAGCTTTGGAGGTCCTCAAATATGGTGCATTAGAAACTGGTTCTTCAGCAAGGTGGGCTACTGAATGGGAAGAACAGGCAAAGCCGCTGATAACTGAG GTTATGTCAAGATTTTGA
- the LOC114422105 gene encoding UDP-glycosyltransferase TURAN-like isoform X1: MLGKNDGKKRRRRGRACVVVLGDIGRSPRMQYDALSLANQASLEVDIVAYGGSEPHTALLANPSIHIYVMKQWLTASQSLPKILRSIMLLLKPLVQFCMLLWFLCVKIPSPDIFIVQNPPSVPTLVAVKWASWLRNSSFVIDWHNFGYTLLALSLGRNSHFVSLYKWFEKHYGKMADASLCVTKAMLHELAQNWGINATVLYDLPPDMFHPSSLEERHKHKLFCRLNEDLFQPLGVRDCVSNGTSLIASHRQNETLFTTEFGSNIYLKPNRPALVVSSMSWTPDKDFAILLEAAVMYDRRVAAIIGEDDSVDEEVMWKEISDAKQCLYPRLLFIITGKGPEKEKYEATIKGMKLKRVAFRTMWLSADDYPLLLGSADLGVCLHMSSSGLDLPMKVVDMFGCGLPVRAVSYSCIRELVRLDKNGLLFSSSSELADELLLLFKGFPDDCEALEVLKYGALETGSSARWATEWEEQAKPLITEVMSRF, from the exons ATGTTAG ggAAAAACGATGGAAAGAAGAGACGAAGAAGAGGGAGAGCGTGTGTAGTGGTTTTGGGTGACATTGGACGAAGCCCTCGAATGCAGTACGACGCTCTTTCACTCGCCAAtcag GCTTCCTTGGAGGTTGACATTGTTGCATATGGAG GTTCAGAGCCCCATACTGCACTTCTTGCCAACCCATCTATTCATATTTACGTAATG AAGCAGTGGTTAACAGCCAGTCAAAGTTTACCAAAGATACTTCGATCAATAATGCTTTTGTTGAAGCCATTGGTTCAATTTTGCATGCTTCTTTGGTTCCTTTGTGTAAAAATACCATCTCCTGATATTTTTATTGTCCAG AATCCTCCTTCAGTTCCAACCCTGGTGGCCGTAAAATGGGCCAGCTGGTTGAGAAATTCATCTTTTGTTATAGATTGGCATAATTTTGGGTATACTCTACTTGCACTGTCATTGGGAAGAAATAGTCATTTTGTCTCCTTATATAAATG GTTTGAGAAGCATTATGGAAAAATGGCAGATGCTTCTCTCTGTGTAACAAAAGCAATGCTGCATGAATTGGCTCAGAACTGGGGAATAAA tgCTACAGTTTTGTATGATCTGCCTCCTGACATGTTTCATCCATCTTCACTGGAGGAGAGGCATAAGCATAAG TTGTTTTGCAGATTAAATGAGGACTTGTTTCAGCCTCTCGGTGTCAGAGATTGTGTTAGTAATG GAACCTCATTGATTGCTAGCCATCGCCAAAATGAAACTCTGTTTACAACTGAGTTTGGTTCAAACATATATTTGAAGCCAAATAGACCAGCACTTGTTGTAAGCAGTATGAGCTG GACACCAGACAAAGATTTTGCCATTCTCTTGGAAGCTGCTGTAATGTATGATAGACGTGTTGCTGCCATAATAGGTGAAGATGATTCAGTAGATGAAGAGGTCATGTGGAAAGAAATATCTGATGCAAAACAATGTTTATATCCCAGATTGTTATTCATCATAACTG GCAAAGgtccagaaaaagaaaagtatgaGGCAACAATAAAGGGAATGAAACTTAAACGTGTGGCATTTCGTACCATGTGGCTGTCAGCTGATGATTATCCATTACTGCTAG GATCAGCTGATCTAGGTGTTTGTCTGCATATGTCATCATCAGGATTAGACCTTCCAATGAAG GTTGTGGATATGTTTGGCTGTGGGCTGCCTGTTCGTGCTGTTTCATACTCTTG CATTAGAGAACTGGTTAGACTTGACAAAAATggtcttctcttctcttcttcgtCTGAGCTAGCTGATGAACTTCTG CTTCTCTTCAAGGGATTTCCTGATGACTGTGAAGCTTTGGAGGTCCTCAAATATGGTGCATTAGAAACTGGTTCTTCAGCAAGGTGGGCTACTGAATGGGAAGAACAGGCAAAGCCGCTGATAACTGAG GTTATGTCAAGATTTTGA
- the LOC114422105 gene encoding UDP-glycosyltransferase TURAN-like isoform X3 produces the protein MLLLKPLVQFCMLLWFLCVKIPSPDIFIVQNPPSVPTLVAVKWASWLRNSSFVIDWHNFGYTLLALSLGRNSHFVSLYKWFEKHYGKMADASLCVTKAMLHELAQNWGINATVLYDLPPDMFHPSSLEERHKHKLFCRLNEDLFQPLGVRDCVSNGTSLIASHRQNETLFTTEFGSNIYLKPNRPALVVSSMSWTPDKDFAILLEAAVMYDRRVAAIIGEDDSVDEEVMWKEISDAKQCLYPRLLFIITGKGPEKEKYEATIKGMKLKRVAFRTMWLSADDYPLLLGSADLGVCLHMSSSGLDLPMKVVDMFGCGLPVRAVSYSCIRELVRLDKNGLLFSSSSELADELLLLFKGFPDDCEALEVLKYGALETGSSARWATEWEEQAKPLITEVMSRF, from the exons ATGCTTTTGTTGAAGCCATTGGTTCAATTTTGCATGCTTCTTTGGTTCCTTTGTGTAAAAATACCATCTCCTGATATTTTTATTGTCCAG AATCCTCCTTCAGTTCCAACCCTGGTGGCCGTAAAATGGGCCAGCTGGTTGAGAAATTCATCTTTTGTTATAGATTGGCATAATTTTGGGTATACTCTACTTGCACTGTCATTGGGAAGAAATAGTCATTTTGTCTCCTTATATAAATG GTTTGAGAAGCATTATGGAAAAATGGCAGATGCTTCTCTCTGTGTAACAAAAGCAATGCTGCATGAATTGGCTCAGAACTGGGGAATAAA tgCTACAGTTTTGTATGATCTGCCTCCTGACATGTTTCATCCATCTTCACTGGAGGAGAGGCATAAGCATAAG TTGTTTTGCAGATTAAATGAGGACTTGTTTCAGCCTCTCGGTGTCAGAGATTGTGTTAGTAATG GAACCTCATTGATTGCTAGCCATCGCCAAAATGAAACTCTGTTTACAACTGAGTTTGGTTCAAACATATATTTGAAGCCAAATAGACCAGCACTTGTTGTAAGCAGTATGAGCTG GACACCAGACAAAGATTTTGCCATTCTCTTGGAAGCTGCTGTAATGTATGATAGACGTGTTGCTGCCATAATAGGTGAAGATGATTCAGTAGATGAAGAGGTCATGTGGAAAGAAATATCTGATGCAAAACAATGTTTATATCCCAGATTGTTATTCATCATAACTG GCAAAGgtccagaaaaagaaaagtatgaGGCAACAATAAAGGGAATGAAACTTAAACGTGTGGCATTTCGTACCATGTGGCTGTCAGCTGATGATTATCCATTACTGCTAG GATCAGCTGATCTAGGTGTTTGTCTGCATATGTCATCATCAGGATTAGACCTTCCAATGAAG GTTGTGGATATGTTTGGCTGTGGGCTGCCTGTTCGTGCTGTTTCATACTCTTG CATTAGAGAACTGGTTAGACTTGACAAAAATggtcttctcttctcttcttcgtCTGAGCTAGCTGATGAACTTCTG CTTCTCTTCAAGGGATTTCCTGATGACTGTGAAGCTTTGGAGGTCCTCAAATATGGTGCATTAGAAACTGGTTCTTCAGCAAGGTGGGCTACTGAATGGGAAGAACAGGCAAAGCCGCTGATAACTGAG GTTATGTCAAGATTTTGA
- the LOC114422105 gene encoding UDP-glycosyltransferase TURAN-like isoform X4, with the protein MAVLSRVGMIIRLPWRLTLLHMENPPSVPTLVAVKWASWLRNSSFVIDWHNFGYTLLALSLGRNSHFVSLYKWFEKHYGKMADASLCVTKAMLHELAQNWGINATVLYDLPPDMFHPSSLEERHKHKLFCRLNEDLFQPLGVRDCVSNGTSLIASHRQNETLFTTEFGSNIYLKPNRPALVVSSMSWTPDKDFAILLEAAVMYDRRVAAIIGEDDSVDEEVMWKEISDAKQCLYPRLLFIITGKGPEKEKYEATIKGMKLKRVAFRTMWLSADDYPLLLGSADLGVCLHMSSSGLDLPMKVVDMFGCGLPVRAVSYSCIRELVRLDKNGLLFSSSSELADELLLLFKGFPDDCEALEVLKYGALETGSSARWATEWEEQAKPLITEVMSRF; encoded by the exons ATGGCCGTTCTTTCCCGTGTAGGCATGATCATTAG GCTTCCTTGGAGGTTGACATTGTTGCATATGGAG AATCCTCCTTCAGTTCCAACCCTGGTGGCCGTAAAATGGGCCAGCTGGTTGAGAAATTCATCTTTTGTTATAGATTGGCATAATTTTGGGTATACTCTACTTGCACTGTCATTGGGAAGAAATAGTCATTTTGTCTCCTTATATAAATG GTTTGAGAAGCATTATGGAAAAATGGCAGATGCTTCTCTCTGTGTAACAAAAGCAATGCTGCATGAATTGGCTCAGAACTGGGGAATAAA tgCTACAGTTTTGTATGATCTGCCTCCTGACATGTTTCATCCATCTTCACTGGAGGAGAGGCATAAGCATAAG TTGTTTTGCAGATTAAATGAGGACTTGTTTCAGCCTCTCGGTGTCAGAGATTGTGTTAGTAATG GAACCTCATTGATTGCTAGCCATCGCCAAAATGAAACTCTGTTTACAACTGAGTTTGGTTCAAACATATATTTGAAGCCAAATAGACCAGCACTTGTTGTAAGCAGTATGAGCTG GACACCAGACAAAGATTTTGCCATTCTCTTGGAAGCTGCTGTAATGTATGATAGACGTGTTGCTGCCATAATAGGTGAAGATGATTCAGTAGATGAAGAGGTCATGTGGAAAGAAATATCTGATGCAAAACAATGTTTATATCCCAGATTGTTATTCATCATAACTG GCAAAGgtccagaaaaagaaaagtatgaGGCAACAATAAAGGGAATGAAACTTAAACGTGTGGCATTTCGTACCATGTGGCTGTCAGCTGATGATTATCCATTACTGCTAG GATCAGCTGATCTAGGTGTTTGTCTGCATATGTCATCATCAGGATTAGACCTTCCAATGAAG GTTGTGGATATGTTTGGCTGTGGGCTGCCTGTTCGTGCTGTTTCATACTCTTG CATTAGAGAACTGGTTAGACTTGACAAAAATggtcttctcttctcttcttcgtCTGAGCTAGCTGATGAACTTCTG CTTCTCTTCAAGGGATTTCCTGATGACTGTGAAGCTTTGGAGGTCCTCAAATATGGTGCATTAGAAACTGGTTCTTCAGCAAGGTGGGCTACTGAATGGGAAGAACAGGCAAAGCCGCTGATAACTGAG GTTATGTCAAGATTTTGA